One genomic window of Numida meleagris isolate 19003 breed g44 Domestic line chromosome 1, NumMel1.0, whole genome shotgun sequence includes the following:
- the RPAP3 gene encoding RNA polymerase II-associated protein 3 isoform X1 — protein sequence MTASNKALELQLQMKQNAEELQDFMRELESWEKDIKEVDSELRKQSGVPEENLPPIRNKTFKKKKKSKSKVPSKTTTEENKKNKIKSYDYEAWGKLDVDKILEELDKDDSTHDSISPESDSEEDGIRVDAEKALAEKEKGNKYFKQGNFDEAIKCYTKGMHSDPFNPVLPTNRASAFYRMKKFSVAESDCNLALALDKNYTKAYARRGAARFALKNFQGAKEDYEKVLELDANNFEAKNELKKIDQALSSESSERKEFEEAVRSELTDKERRCIEEEQLKQKAVTEKDMGNGYFKEGKYEAAIECYTRGIAADGSNALLPANRAMAYLKMQKYEEAENDCTQALLLDASYSKAFARRGAARVALGKLKEAMQDFEAVLKLEPGNKQAINELTKIRNELAEKEQSTHEEYPAVLVKESEIKNIVKLIHNPLNVKSTKPLRRIAIEEVDDDMPNSDFLSTSLVSNWKNSVSVETAENLDQDNQLTSMDIPKAKQLKIEEITDVSSPQLPASVKGVSSVLHPSVNKQIEREIKTTFRSASPVPAIPANSFQLESDFRKLKDCPEKMYLYLKQIEPSLYPKLFQKSLDPDLFNQILRILHDFYIEREEPSLILEILQRLSELKRFDMSVMFMSGSEKKITQVLFSHMKQMGLKDTHVEELEKKYAIFS from the exons ATGACTGCATCAAATAAAGCACTGGAGCTACagctgcagatgaagcaaaatgctgaagaactgCAGGATTTTATGAGAGAATTAGAGAGCTGGGAAAAGGATATTAAAGAAGTTGATTCAGAATTAAGGAAACAGAGTGGTGTCCCAGAAGAG AATTTACCACCCATTCGAAACAAgacttttaagaaaaagaagaaaagcaaaagtaaagTCCCATCAAAGACAAccactgaggaaaacaagaaaaacaagatcaaGTCTTATGATTATGAAGCTTGGGGAAAACTTGACGTG gataAAATATTGGAAGAACTTGATAAAGACGATAGTACTCATGATTCTATATCTCCAGAATCAGACTCTGAAGAAGATGGAATTCGTGTAGATGCAGAAAAGGCACTTGCGGAGAAGGAAAAG GGTAACAAGTACTTTAAACAAGGAAACTTTGATGAAGCTATAAAATGCTACACCAAAGGGATGCATTCTGATCCATTCAATCCAGTATTGCCCACAAACAGAGCATCTGCTTTTTATAGAATGAAGAA GTTTTCTGTTGCAGAATCTGATTGCAATTTAGCACTTGCTTTAGATAAAAATTACACAAAGGCTTATGCCAGAAGAGGGGCTGCTcgttttgctttgaaaaattttCAAGGTGCTAAAGAAG ATTATGAAAAAGTTTTAGAGCTGGATGCAAACAACTTTGAAGCaaaaaatgaactgaagaaaattgaTCAG GCTCTGTCATCCGAAAGTTCAGAACGAAAAGAGTTTGAAGAAGCAGTCAGATCAGAATTAACAGACAAAGAGAGAAGGTGCATTGAAGAAGAGCAGCTCAAGCAGAAAGCTGTTACAGAAAAAGACATG GGTAATGGTTATTTCAAAGAAGGAAAGTATGAGGCTGCAATAGAATGTTATACACGTGGTATagcagcagatggcagcaatGCACTTCTGCCAGCTAACAGAGCCATGGCCTATCTCAAGATGCAGAA ATatgaagaggcagaaaatgaCTGTACACAGGCTCTTCTGTTAGATGCATCTTATTCTAAAGCTTTTGCCAGAAGAGGGGCTGCAAGAGTTGCTcttggaaagctgaaagaagCTATGCAAG aTTTTGAAGCTGTTTTGAAGCTGGAACCTGGAAATAAACAAGCAATAAATGAACTCACAAAAATAAGGAAT gaattaGCTGAGAAAGAACAGTCAACTCATGAAGAATATCCTGCAGTACTGGTAAAAGAAAGCGAAATAAAAAATATAGTGAAACTCATTCATAATCCATTAAATGTGAAATCAACA AAGCCGTTGCGAAGAATAGCCATTGAAGAAGTTGATGATGACATGCCAAATAGTGATTTTCTCAGCACTTCGTTAGTTAGTAactggaagaattcagtgagtGTTGAAACTGCAGAGAATCTAGATCAGGACAATCAGTTAACTTCAATGGATAttccaaaagcaaagcaattgAAAATTGAAGAAATCACAGATGTGTCATCACCGCA GCTTCCTGCTAGTGTCAAAGGAGTTTCATCAGTATTGCATCCGTCTGTGAACAAACAGatagaaagagaaatcaaaacaacaTTTAGATCTGCATCTCCAGTCCCTGCCATTCCTGCAAATTCTTTCCAGCTTGAATCTGATTTCCGGAAGTTGAAAGACTGCCCAGAAAAAATGTACTTGTACCTGAAG caaatagAGCCTTCACTTTATCCAAAACTGTTCCAGAAATCCTTAGATCCAGATTTGTTTAACCAGATACTGAGAATTCTACATGACTTCTACATTGA GAGAGAGGAGCCATCACTCATCCTTGAAATCCTCCAAAGGCTATCTGAATTAAAAAGATTTGATATGTCAGTAATGTTTATGTCGggatcagagaaaaaaa ttaCACAGGTACTATTCAGTCATATGAAACAGATGGGATTGAAAGATACTCACGTTGAAGaactggagaagaaatatgCCATATTCTCTTAG
- the RPAP3 gene encoding RNA polymerase II-associated protein 3 isoform X2, translating to MTASNKALELQLQMKQNAEELQDFMRELESWEKDIKEVDSELRKQSGVPEENLPPIRNKTFKKKKKSKSKVPSKTTTEENKKNKIKSYDYEAWGKLDVDKILEELDKDDSTHDSISPESDSEEDGIRVDAEKALAEKEKGNKYFKQGNFDEAIKCYTKGMHSDPFNPVLPTNRASAFYRMKKFSVAESDCNLALALDKNYTKAYARRGAARFALKNFQGAKEDYEKVLELDANNFEAKNELKKIDQALSSESSERKEFEEAVRSELTDKERRCIEEEQLKQKAVTEKDMGNGYFKEGKYEAAIECYTRGIAADGSNALLPANRAMAYLKMQKYEEAENDCTQALLLDASYSKAFARRGAARVALGKLKEAMQDFEAVLKLEPGNKQAINELTKIRNELAEKEQSTHEEYPAVLVKESEIKNIVKLIHNPLNVKSTKPLRRIAIEEVDDDMPNSDFLSTSLVSNWKNSVSVETAENLDQDNQLTSMDIPKAKQLKIEEITDVSSPQLPASVKGVSSVLHPSVNKQIEREIKTTFRSASPVPAIPANSFQLESDFRKLKDCPEKMYLYLKQIEPSLYPKLFQKSLDPDLFNQILRILHDFYIEREEPSLILEILQRLSELKRFDMSVMFMSGSEKKSNYTGTIQSYETDGIERYSR from the exons ATGACTGCATCAAATAAAGCACTGGAGCTACagctgcagatgaagcaaaatgctgaagaactgCAGGATTTTATGAGAGAATTAGAGAGCTGGGAAAAGGATATTAAAGAAGTTGATTCAGAATTAAGGAAACAGAGTGGTGTCCCAGAAGAG AATTTACCACCCATTCGAAACAAgacttttaagaaaaagaagaaaagcaaaagtaaagTCCCATCAAAGACAAccactgaggaaaacaagaaaaacaagatcaaGTCTTATGATTATGAAGCTTGGGGAAAACTTGACGTG gataAAATATTGGAAGAACTTGATAAAGACGATAGTACTCATGATTCTATATCTCCAGAATCAGACTCTGAAGAAGATGGAATTCGTGTAGATGCAGAAAAGGCACTTGCGGAGAAGGAAAAG GGTAACAAGTACTTTAAACAAGGAAACTTTGATGAAGCTATAAAATGCTACACCAAAGGGATGCATTCTGATCCATTCAATCCAGTATTGCCCACAAACAGAGCATCTGCTTTTTATAGAATGAAGAA GTTTTCTGTTGCAGAATCTGATTGCAATTTAGCACTTGCTTTAGATAAAAATTACACAAAGGCTTATGCCAGAAGAGGGGCTGCTcgttttgctttgaaaaattttCAAGGTGCTAAAGAAG ATTATGAAAAAGTTTTAGAGCTGGATGCAAACAACTTTGAAGCaaaaaatgaactgaagaaaattgaTCAG GCTCTGTCATCCGAAAGTTCAGAACGAAAAGAGTTTGAAGAAGCAGTCAGATCAGAATTAACAGACAAAGAGAGAAGGTGCATTGAAGAAGAGCAGCTCAAGCAGAAAGCTGTTACAGAAAAAGACATG GGTAATGGTTATTTCAAAGAAGGAAAGTATGAGGCTGCAATAGAATGTTATACACGTGGTATagcagcagatggcagcaatGCACTTCTGCCAGCTAACAGAGCCATGGCCTATCTCAAGATGCAGAA ATatgaagaggcagaaaatgaCTGTACACAGGCTCTTCTGTTAGATGCATCTTATTCTAAAGCTTTTGCCAGAAGAGGGGCTGCAAGAGTTGCTcttggaaagctgaaagaagCTATGCAAG aTTTTGAAGCTGTTTTGAAGCTGGAACCTGGAAATAAACAAGCAATAAATGAACTCACAAAAATAAGGAAT gaattaGCTGAGAAAGAACAGTCAACTCATGAAGAATATCCTGCAGTACTGGTAAAAGAAAGCGAAATAAAAAATATAGTGAAACTCATTCATAATCCATTAAATGTGAAATCAACA AAGCCGTTGCGAAGAATAGCCATTGAAGAAGTTGATGATGACATGCCAAATAGTGATTTTCTCAGCACTTCGTTAGTTAGTAactggaagaattcagtgagtGTTGAAACTGCAGAGAATCTAGATCAGGACAATCAGTTAACTTCAATGGATAttccaaaagcaaagcaattgAAAATTGAAGAAATCACAGATGTGTCATCACCGCA GCTTCCTGCTAGTGTCAAAGGAGTTTCATCAGTATTGCATCCGTCTGTGAACAAACAGatagaaagagaaatcaaaacaacaTTTAGATCTGCATCTCCAGTCCCTGCCATTCCTGCAAATTCTTTCCAGCTTGAATCTGATTTCCGGAAGTTGAAAGACTGCCCAGAAAAAATGTACTTGTACCTGAAG caaatagAGCCTTCACTTTATCCAAAACTGTTCCAGAAATCCTTAGATCCAGATTTGTTTAACCAGATACTGAGAATTCTACATGACTTCTACATTGA GAGAGAGGAGCCATCACTCATCCTTGAAATCCTCCAAAGGCTATCTGAATTAAAAAGATTTGATATGTCAGTAATGTTTATGTCGggatcagagaaaaaaagtaa ttaCACAGGTACTATTCAGTCATATGAAACAGATGGGATTGAAAGATACTCACGTTGA
- the ATP23 gene encoding mitochondrial inner membrane protease ATP23 homolog isoform X2, producing the protein MRPQIHLTSAHGPQALTLLGHAPRITWPEAGPAIGAAVTAPFAPPSRTVADPYAQLLIAAMKQSGCTVFNDRHFSCENCDGCVSGGFDSATSQIVLCQNNIRHQSHMNRVVAHELIHAFDHCRAHVDWFKNVKHLACSEIRAANLSGDCTLMNEIARFKFGLKGHHQTCVRDRAIRSILAVRKVSRETAEKAVDEVFDACFNDLEPFGRIPHSKTDAKRAYKDFLNRDRYTANL; encoded by the exons ATGCGCCCGCAGATACACCTCACTTCCGCTCACGGCCCGCAGGCCCTGACGCTGCTTGGCCACGCCCCTCGCATCACGTGGCCGGAAGCGGGCCCGGCGATTGGCGCTGCCGTGACGGCGCCCTTTGCCCCGCCGTCGAGGACGGTGGCCG ATCCGTATGCTCAACTGCTTATTGCGGCCATGAAGCAATCTGGTTG CACTGTTTTCAATGATCGACACTTTTCTTGTGAAAACTGTGATGGCTGTGTCAGCGGAGGTTTTGATTCTGCCACTTCACAG ATTGTTCTGTGTCAGAACAATATTCGCCACCAATCCCATATGAATCGAGTGGTTGCGCATGAATTGATACATGCTTTTGATCACTGCCGTGCTCATGTTGACTGGTTTAAAAATGTCAAACATTTGGCTTGTTCAGAG ATTCGAGCTGCTAATCTCAGTGGAGACTGTACACTGATGAATGAAATAGCTAGGTTTAAATTTGGACTGAAAGGACACCATCAG ACTTGTGTACGAGACAGAGCAATTCGTTCCATTCTGGCTGTTAGAAAAGTTAGCAGAGAGACTGCAGAAAAAGCTGTGGATGAAGTTTTTGATGCCTGCTTCAATGATCTGGAACCATTTGGGAGAATCCCGCACAGTAAAACAGATGCAAAACGTGCTTATAAAGACTTCCTGAATCGAGATCGCTACACTGCTaatttgtaa
- the ATP23 gene encoding mitochondrial inner membrane protease ATP23 homolog isoform X1: protein MEAGKAASPPSAEGGEEEDDFGYRLFPDRKKEPQSFLVRSLFTFHNRCQVMLRMTLETNPYAQLLIAAMKQSGCTVFNDRHFSCENCDGCVSGGFDSATSQIVLCQNNIRHQSHMNRVVAHELIHAFDHCRAHVDWFKNVKHLACSEIRAANLSGDCTLMNEIARFKFGLKGHHQTCVRDRAIRSILAVRKVSRETAEKAVDEVFDACFNDLEPFGRIPHSKTDAKRAYKDFLNRDRYTANL from the exons ATGGAGGCCGGGAAGGCCGCTTCGCCGCCTAGTGCTGAgggcggggaggaggaggatgactTCGGGTACCGGCTCTTCCCCGATCGCAAGAAGGAGCCGCAGAGCTTCCTGGTTCGCAGCCTCTTCACCTTCCACAATAGGTGCCAGGTGATGCTGAGGATGACTCTGGAGACGA ATCCGTATGCTCAACTGCTTATTGCGGCCATGAAGCAATCTGGTTG CACTGTTTTCAATGATCGACACTTTTCTTGTGAAAACTGTGATGGCTGTGTCAGCGGAGGTTTTGATTCTGCCACTTCACAG ATTGTTCTGTGTCAGAACAATATTCGCCACCAATCCCATATGAATCGAGTGGTTGCGCATGAATTGATACATGCTTTTGATCACTGCCGTGCTCATGTTGACTGGTTTAAAAATGTCAAACATTTGGCTTGTTCAGAG ATTCGAGCTGCTAATCTCAGTGGAGACTGTACACTGATGAATGAAATAGCTAGGTTTAAATTTGGACTGAAAGGACACCATCAG ACTTGTGTACGAGACAGAGCAATTCGTTCCATTCTGGCTGTTAGAAAAGTTAGCAGAGAGACTGCAGAAAAAGCTGTGGATGAAGTTTTTGATGCCTGCTTCAATGATCTGGAACCATTTGGGAGAATCCCGCACAGTAAAACAGATGCAAAACGTGCTTATAAAGACTTCCTGAATCGAGATCGCTACACTGCTaatttgtaa
- the ATP23 gene encoding mitochondrial inner membrane protease ATP23 homolog isoform X3, which produces MKQSGCTVFNDRHFSCENCDGCVSGGFDSATSQIVLCQNNIRHQSHMNRVVAHELIHAFDHCRAHVDWFKNVKHLACSEIRAANLSGDCTLMNEIARFKFGLKGHHQTCVRDRAIRSILAVRKVSRETAEKAVDEVFDACFNDLEPFGRIPHSKTDAKRAYKDFLNRDRYTANL; this is translated from the exons ATGAAGCAATCTGGTTG CACTGTTTTCAATGATCGACACTTTTCTTGTGAAAACTGTGATGGCTGTGTCAGCGGAGGTTTTGATTCTGCCACTTCACAG ATTGTTCTGTGTCAGAACAATATTCGCCACCAATCCCATATGAATCGAGTGGTTGCGCATGAATTGATACATGCTTTTGATCACTGCCGTGCTCATGTTGACTGGTTTAAAAATGTCAAACATTTGGCTTGTTCAGAG ATTCGAGCTGCTAATCTCAGTGGAGACTGTACACTGATGAATGAAATAGCTAGGTTTAAATTTGGACTGAAAGGACACCATCAG ACTTGTGTACGAGACAGAGCAATTCGTTCCATTCTGGCTGTTAGAAAAGTTAGCAGAGAGACTGCAGAAAAAGCTGTGGATGAAGTTTTTGATGCCTGCTTCAATGATCTGGAACCATTTGGGAGAATCCCGCACAGTAAAACAGATGCAAAACGTGCTTATAAAGACTTCCTGAATCGAGATCGCTACACTGCTaatttgtaa